In the Solibacillus sp. FSL K6-1523 genome, one interval contains:
- a CDS encoding malonate decarboxylase subunit delta has protein sequence MEKLTYTFPAERPIVKRAHIGVVGSGDLEILLEPIEGTETKVEVRTGITGYAESWQKVIERFIAQQNILAFITINDFGATPGVVSIRLAQAAEVGFSGE, from the coding sequence ATGGAGAAATTGACTTACACGTTTCCAGCGGAACGTCCGATAGTTAAGCGTGCACATATTGGTGTTGTAGGTTCAGGTGATTTAGAAATTTTGCTTGAACCAATTGAGGGAACTGAAACAAAGGTTGAGGTACGAACAGGTATTACAGGGTATGCTGAAAGTTGGCAAAAGGTAATTGAACGTTTTATTGCACAGCAAAATATTTTAGCATTTATTACGATTAATGATTTCGGTGCAACGCCTGGTGTTGTTTCCATTCGTTTAGCACAAGCAGCGGAGGTGGGATTCAGTGGTGAATAG
- a CDS encoding biotin-independent malonate decarboxylase subunit beta: protein MVNSATLPISLVESKARERAYLLLDEGTAKEILGPFDRFESPHLEAQNIVPQSDDGMIIMQGTIKGRKTLVISIEGSFQGGGIGEVSGAKFAGALERALKSCEAGQFVYPVIIYDTGGVRLQEANYGLLSIAEISSVIVALKKYVPVIGIIPGKVGSFGGMSLTAGLCSALIMTREGRLGMNGPEVVEQEAGVRELNAKQKPLIWQMIGGTSRLNANLIDEVVEDDIPNYVAAISRLWNVPSYAERTNQYDAFLNMLSQIQLETKISPEEAQGTLQRRQEYAPVKENAQDGQNVSRGRIWFDAFTNGATSISETPSVLVADAELNGKKARFIAVVPNSESKFYRARNGEFGLQEAWTVAKYVRQAIEEDALADEKRLIVPIVDVPGQAFGYHEELFGIYLACSASVEAYAVARQSGHPIVTCVVGKAISGAFLAHGMQGNRIISLDDDAIQVHVMSKKSAALVTMRTVEELDELANSVPSMAYDIHSFCSLGAVHELIAGVNADMPSLEQIQQVKNMIAKAKENIMQSSDVTLANRLQSKIAIENGRKASIAVRGKIAEQW from the coding sequence GTGGTGAATAGTGCAACATTACCTATCAGTTTGGTGGAAAGTAAGGCGAGAGAGCGAGCGTACTTATTACTTGATGAAGGGACGGCAAAGGAAATTTTAGGACCATTTGATCGCTTTGAATCCCCACATTTAGAAGCGCAAAATATTGTTCCTCAAAGTGATGATGGCATGATTATTATGCAGGGAACGATTAAAGGTCGGAAAACGCTTGTCATTTCAATTGAGGGTAGTTTTCAAGGTGGCGGAATTGGAGAGGTATCAGGTGCAAAGTTTGCTGGTGCACTTGAGCGAGCTTTAAAATCATGTGAAGCGGGACAGTTTGTATATCCAGTCATTATTTATGATACAGGTGGTGTCCGTTTACAGGAGGCAAATTATGGATTGCTATCTATTGCCGAAATTAGTTCGGTAATTGTGGCACTTAAAAAATATGTACCAGTTATCGGGATTATTCCTGGGAAAGTTGGCTCATTTGGTGGAATGTCTTTAACAGCAGGACTTTGCTCGGCATTAATTATGACGCGTGAAGGACGATTAGGGATGAACGGCCCAGAAGTAGTGGAGCAAGAAGCAGGTGTAAGAGAGCTAAATGCTAAGCAGAAACCACTTATTTGGCAAATGATAGGTGGTACTAGTCGATTAAATGCAAATTTGATCGATGAGGTGGTGGAGGATGATATTCCAAATTATGTTGCTGCAATTAGCCGTTTATGGAATGTCCCTTCATATGCTGAGCGTACGAATCAATATGATGCGTTCTTAAATATGCTAAGTCAAATACAACTGGAGACGAAAATTAGTCCTGAAGAGGCACAAGGAACTTTACAACGTCGTCAGGAGTATGCACCGGTAAAAGAGAATGCGCAAGATGGGCAAAATGTAAGTCGTGGTCGAATTTGGTTCGACGCTTTTACAAATGGGGCAACTTCCATTTCTGAAACACCGTCTGTATTAGTTGCAGATGCCGAATTAAATGGAAAAAAAGCACGTTTTATTGCAGTTGTTCCAAATAGCGAAAGTAAGTTTTATCGTGCACGCAACGGTGAATTTGGTTTGCAAGAGGCATGGACTGTTGCTAAATATGTTCGTCAAGCTATTGAAGAGGATGCATTAGCAGATGAAAAGCGTTTAATTGTTCCAATTGTAGATGTGCCAGGGCAGGCTTTTGGCTATCATGAAGAGCTATTTGGGATTTACTTAGCATGTTCAGCAAGTGTTGAAGCGTATGCAGTAGCTCGTCAAAGTGGACATCCAATTGTGACATGTGTCGTTGGAAAAGCTATTTCAGGCGCTTTTTTAGCACATGGTATGCAAGGGAATCGTATCATCTCTTTAGATGATGACGCCATTCAAGTACATGTAATGTCTAAAAAATCAGCAGCACTTGTTACGATGCGCACGGTTGAAGAACTAGATGAGCTTGCAAATTCGGTACCATCGATGGCGTATGATATTCATTCATTCTGTTCGTTAGGAGCAGTACATGAATTAATTGCAGGGGTGAATGCAGATATGCCATCTTTAGAGCAAATACAGCAAGTTAAAAATATGATTGCTAAAGCTAAAGAAAATATAATGCAATCATCCGATGTAACGTTAGCCAATCGCCTTCAATCAAAAATTGCAATCGAAAATGGACGGAAAGCATCGATTGCTGTACGTGGAAAAATCGCAGAACAATGGTAG
- a CDS encoding malonate decarboxylase holo-ACP synthase, producing MVVNVHDIVFLYSNEEVEIFEQKPHWMLTDEMANRIAVVRRLKVTGEKVAIGFRGNNRSKRFAAFTSAQNIERIIKPVDVLQFVPPVSHEKSIKQLKEILQHFEWGIGGSVGFSMATGIQVCHEQSDIDVIIYMDSIAEVSKLETLKPKLSQCENKLDIQIEMKGLGGVVLDDVLNNEKFIVRTSTGPILIEGMRSKN from the coding sequence ATGGTAGTAAATGTACATGATATCGTTTTTTTATATTCAAACGAAGAAGTAGAAATTTTCGAACAGAAACCCCACTGGATGTTAACAGACGAAATGGCAAACCGAATTGCTGTCGTTCGTCGCTTGAAAGTAACTGGAGAAAAAGTGGCAATAGGATTCAGAGGAAATAATCGTTCTAAACGTTTTGCGGCTTTCACATCGGCGCAAAATATTGAACGTATTATCAAACCGGTAGATGTTCTACAATTTGTACCACCTGTATCACACGAAAAATCGATAAAACAATTAAAGGAAATTTTACAGCATTTCGAATGGGGAATTGGTGGGAGTGTCGGTTTTTCAATGGCAACTGGAATACAAGTTTGTCATGAGCAAAGTGATATCGACGTCATTATTTATATGGATTCGATTGCAGAGGTTTCAAAGTTAGAGACACTAAAACCAAAATTATCGCAGTGTGAAAATAAATTAGATATTCAAATTGAAATGAAAGGTTTAGGTGGTGTTGTTTTGGATGATGTTTTAAATAATGAAAAATTTATTGTAAGAACATCTACTGGACCGATTTTAATTGAAGGAATGAGATCAAAAAATTAA